ttaaaaaaacaatacaagaaattttttggtttggtttaaaaccgaaaccaaaccattTTCAAACCGAAACCATGATTAAAACCCGAAACCACACCAACggtatttggtttggttttggtttttgattttagaaaCCGAATAAATATGGTTACGGTTTGGTTTTCGGtcgaaaccgaaccaaaccgaaccacGCTCATCCCTACATGCATGAATTGCTGCGGAAAACATGAATCAACTTCAGAATTTGATTACTGAAGGAGAAACCTATAATGTCCATAACTTTGTTGTTAGGCAATATGGTCCCATGCAAACTGAAAGATGCTTTCAAAATGATGTTTTCATCCAATTGTATCATATGACTAAGCTCTTTGTGGCTGAAGGTGTGGATTATATCCAGCGTCATGTGTTTCACTTCACTGACTTATCAGCTATAATGGATGCTGCAAGGGAAAGCAACTTTTTAACCGGTCAGTCATTTTTGTTTAGTACAAGAGTTCCATAAAGCCAGTGTAGCTTTTTCTAACTGCCTATTTTGTTATGTAGATGTTGTTGGCATCCTACAACAAGTGCAACCAATCAGTACCTACAGGAACAAATATAATCAGCTCAAATACAGCATTCAGTTTACCATCAACGATATGCAGTTTGTGTTAATCTTTTAAATCTATGCTCTAATAGAAATATTGCATGTTCACCCAGTGAAATTTTTTATCAATCTCTTAACAGCACTTCTGCACAAGTCATATTCTACGATGAAATGGCACAATCTTTTGATCAGGAAGTCCATGATGCTGGCCAACATCCAATAATTGTTATCATCTCCAGTGTTAAAGCTAGACTCATCCAAGGTAGTCCTCAAAAAATTACATTCCTGTTTTTTAATATCTTCATAAACCATTGTTAAGTTAATGTTTTAAGTGAGGCGAAGTTGACAAACTATTCAGCGATAAGATTTTTCATAAATCTTAATCATGAAGCAGTGAAGGATCTCAGAGATGCATTAAGGTTAGTAATTTATCTTATGTAATGTATGGTATTGTAAATAAATGTGATTTGATTGAATGGTACAGATTGACAAATTGGCGTCTCCACTGATGTTCGCAAATACAAGGATGCAACGAGAGGACTCTACTACCTCCATCATGCTATTCCTATTATTCCATCATGTTATTTATCTTATGTAATGTATGGTTTTGTAATAACGTTTGGGAACTTTGTACTTTCGAATTCTATCTTTGGATTTGGTTTGCTAGCCAGATTAAGAACTTTGTATTATTCTTAAGATAATGGTGCTGTAGGTTTTTATAACTCTATATTAAGAAATCTGTTTCCGTAATCTAATTTGCTCCTTACAGAGCATGATGTTTGAAAGGGATAATGTTAACCCGTATGTAATTTGCTGTCTATATTTAAGTATTAAGACTTGGGACTTTAGCATGCTACATTTGGTTTTAATATGCTCATCATTTTCATGTTTAAGTATTTACCACATCTACATTCTTTCTGTTGACAATATTATCACGCAAACTAAGAATTTTTTCAATtacaaacaaatttattatGTAGATGCCCAGCATTACGGGCTTAAATACTAGTATGAATATTGGTGGGAAAGTTTTGGAGAAAAGTTTTGAATACCTGAAATTAAGACTCAGTTCGTCAGTTTCATAAAACCACTTACTAATTTGCAATTACAAGCAAAAGCCCGATAAAAAACACCAGACAAAAATGTAAAGCAACCCAAAGCTACCAAAAAAACACCAAACAAAAATGTAAAGCAACCCAAAACTACTGGTCTGCTGCTGTCGTATTTTAGCCCAACTAAATTGGCCTCTCGTATTTTAGTCCAACTAAATTGGCCTGTTGTTTAGCCCAACCAAATAAATATAGGGAGACTTGACTTGGTATGTTCCAATGCCACtcagaaaattttgaaactGTTCCATGACTTGCAGAAGAAATACTACAATGTTAACAGTTTGCTAAACTACTAACCTGATGAAATATACCACCAGTCTGGCAGTCTCAGCTACTAATGGTGAACCACAGTACCAGATACATCAGACATGTGCTGCTATCACATTGTTACAATTTCAAAGGCTGAATAACAAGCATTATTTACCTGCTAAAAATTACTGTAGCTATCTATTACATCAACTTCGAGTGCCCAAGAATCATCAGAAGATGATAAGAACTTACCCCGCGGGTCTGTTGTTCATCTCCTTTCTCCAATTCCTTGTTCCTTTTGCTGTCAACGATCGTTGATGCACCTATGTCAAGTCTTCTTTCATGTGCATTCAGCGCATAGACATCAGAGTGCGGACCTTTTTCTCCCTCTCTGCTCTCTTGGCAGCGGGGGTCCTCTTCAATCTATTCAATTCTTGCATCACGACTTTCTCAACCTTGTCAATTGAGTTCAGGAGCTTCTTCTCTGGCGTAAGAAAGTCTGATGTTCCATCACTCTGTTCAGTGATATCAAGTAATATCTTTGGCACTCTACCAACAGTAGGTGGACAACGCCTAATTTTAATTGTTGGACTTGGAGAACTCAAAGATAATTCATGCTCGAGAGGAGCAACAGATACAGGCACAGAAGGAGAATGAACACTTTGCCCCTGAGGTAAGAGACTCGATAGTTGTAGGCCTTCAGCTTCTCTCAAGCGAGCTCGTCTCCTTTCAATGGCCTGTTGAATTAGATTAAATATCAAAAAGTGGAAACCATCAATAAAACATACTAAGGTCATTAGTAATTAAACATACTAATGATTACTTACAAGGAGAGTCTCCTAAATACTTAGCCTTATGACTTTAACAAACTAGGAAACCAAATTATAAATGACTGGTTACTATCAAACtatgaaactgatatgtaataaaatactaaaatgAAGTCAAGATGAacataattcacaaaaaaataaaaaataatcaagaatGCATGATTTATATAGATTAGTAGCTCATATAAATGACAAAATTTCACATGCAGGAGGTTGTATATTAGCTTCTTGTTGGCATCGAAACACAATCTTGACAGGTATAGACTCAGGTTCTAAAGAAAATTTATCAATTCAACCTGCACATATTGAATCAATGGAAGTAGACTCAGTAACATAATAGTTGTTTCATAGCTGACAGGACCAGAGCCACTCTGACATAAATTTCAAATGATGAGAAACTTAGATAGTTCATAGTAGTACACACGTGAACACAACTCAGCCATGGCACAAatagtgaaaatatatataaacacaaaatgctgtaaaaaaaataagaaaaaactaGTTAACTACTAACATTCACTGCTGCTTAAAGCCATTACTCAGCAATGACTAATTAACTACTAAATTAATGCAATACAAGACTGGTAAAATACCTATGTTACCCAAACACTTCATTTTCCCTCGAGTACCCGTGGCGGACACacgacactcggacatgggtatggacactccGACACTTATTTCAGACCAacaacatgtaaaattttcaaattattgccgAGTCCGTCACTCGGACCCATATTCATATTGGACACTTTTagccgagtccgggtaacataggtaAATACATAGAAATGGGAGAATCAGAAACATAAAAGATAAGTGCAGTACAATTACTCACAAGAGAAGTCCCCCAAATACCAATTTTATACTTGCAAGTATAACAAACTAGGAAACTTTACTAATATGCGCTAGAACTTCTAGTTACCAAACTGAAAGGTGAAAACCTACAATAATCAAGtggaaaaaattttaaatgctCATCATGAATCTTGAATCAGAATGCTGAAATAATACACATCAGAAGTCATCAATTTATAGCAAACCAATACTCAAGTATAGCATCAAATATGTACAGAATATAGTACCAAGATCGTGAAGAATTATGACAACAGATAATCAAAAAAATCAATAGCACACAAATCATACCCTGACAATAGGGGTGATGTCTTGGAGAGGCTTTCTCGGGTACCAAGATGGTAATATACTCCGGCTTCCACCACCACCACGAGGTGTTCTTCTTACGCTCCTGGCCGGAGTATTCTCACGATTAGCAAAACCCCTGCCACGCCCATTTCCAACTCTCGGAGTCCCAAAATTACCCCTCCCAACACCACCACCACGCCCAGGTGTTGCTGCCACTCCGGTTGTTCCTCCATTGAGTGGCATTGAGCCCCATCGAAATGTATTCACTGCCGGGTCATCAGGTAAAATCTGTAGACTACCGAATTGGCTTCTGTGACGAAGGAAGAGTGCACTAGGATCGTCCTGCCTCCTCGATAATCTGTCTCTTGCTTCCGGCATTTTCTTTAGCTGTTTTAATCATATACAAACTAGTGAATATACcacaattacatatatatatatatatatatatatatatatatatatatatatatatatatatatatatatatcttttttacacaaactaaTAAAGATCTGAAGTTTCGACATAAATCAACACAGACTAATCAATTCAGCACAACCACACTTACACACGTACACAAAAACAAGATTAATTAGCGCAAAACAAGATTATCTATAACTCAAGCAATAACTAAcgaatattataattttgcaaGTAAAGCTAAATCCACAAATTAAACACAAACTAATTAGATAAACACaattacatatatacacacacacaaactaaGAACAAGACCTGAatatagatacatatatattatcacAAAAAAACTAGATATAGATCAATGTCAATGGAGGAGGgagggacagagagagagagggggggggcgagggagggagggagggagggggagagagagagagagagagagagagagagcgagggagggagggagggagggagggaggggggagagagagcgagagagagagagagagagagagacctagGGTTCCGGCAACTTGCAGGGGCTGCTTCAGCGTTATCCTAGAGAGAGGAACTGACGAACAGAGCTCGCAAAGAGAGAGAAGCAACAGATTGGCAATTTTGAAATGTCATTTAGGCGCTTAACTTATACACCCCTCTTTGCTTCTCAACAGAAGCTTCAACTCGCTTGCACGTGCAGTGCCACGTGCAATGTTTTTCATTTGGGCGGTCCATTCACAATTTGAATTTTCTTGCTATTTACCATTTTGTCTCCGCCTGAAATCTGAATTCAAATCATTCTCGCTAtggattgttaatattttcGACAGAtggttaatattttgaaaagagGATTCAGTAcgtattttaaaacttttatggtatatataatttttggtttttttgatactggataaatttaatattaaatttttatttggattataaaatctcaaaaataagttataaaacaatattttatgtacatcttaaaatgtgtgtcaagtagtataaaaaaaattgaacaaaTGAAAGAAACGGAGGTAATGCAAAATAAGCTAATTTCTtcttttagaaaatattaatatatactaaCTATAACTTTATTTGTCCCCCTCAATTGATAATTACCATTTGTTTGTAAATTAAGTTGTAATATGTGGACTGTAtttctaagagcaagtccaatggtgagctAAAAATAAGTATAGCTATTGCTATtatatagcaccaaaaagtggtttttggtgctaaaataatatCACAACTCCAATGGTTGGTGCTATATCTTGTGCCAAATGAATATATGTGCATTCATGTACTTGAATAGGTTGAGATATAAATCTATTTATTATTCATTTCCCaccacttttttactttttgatgaggtGGCAATTATAGCTATTGCTATAGTTTGTGCTAAATATAGCACCAACTATAACAATatgctattttagcaccaagTTTAGCACaccattggagttgaaattttttgattttgagctataatatagatatagaacaagatatagctcatcattggacttgctctaaggatCAACTTGTTGTGTATAAGTTGTCGGAAGATGGGCTAAATCCCTGTTTTATCGAGCATACAGGAGTGTGGTCAAAAAAGATGCGGTGGAATTTTACCATAAATTTCTTACCATAGGAGAATTGCTACCGGAGGTTAATCATACTCCCGTGTGTCTGATCCCTAAGGTGTCGTTTGCAAACatgaatttcatttcaaatgtaagattttaaatgtagaatttgaaatccaaatccattgtttgagaatattaaaatttcaattcatgtatttgaaatccaaatccactgTTTGGGATATCTCAGTATCTCAAAAGCTGAATTCAGAATTAAACAAAATTCTACCTAAAAACTTAATCATAACTTGCAAGGTTGGCTCTTAGTAAATAATTCAAAACCTCTTGTTACAAAATGCAAAAAAGGTGCCTGAGATTTAAAATGCCCTGTGCAAAATGCAAAAAATGTGCACTAATAGTCTAAATATATACAAGtacatgaaataataaaaatcgacacaaaactgtaaaaatcatattacaattgaagtgcataaatttttttttttcatattataaaaattaactgaaattgtaataaaataaaacaagtacatagataacataaaattatctaaaaattgttcttctagcattttttgaagcaaacccactaataatatttttatagtcTATAGTTTCTAACAAACTATTTTCTATGGATAAAAGTGTTATTCCATTCAATCTCTCATGCAACATTGTTGACCTCAAGTATGATTTCAGCAATTTTAACTTAGAGAAGCTTCTTTCTGCATATGCAACTGTGACCGGTATAGTCAGCAATATTCTGTATGCAATGAAACATTTGGAAaacaatcaaatatttttaaataattcaatatATCTATTACATGTGTTGTCTCTTTTGGTAGGATGGTTCTTAGTATTTTTAACTCCTGCAACAATTCTTCACAATCAACATTAGAGGCAtcctgattttttaaaaataagttcaaGATTGTTGCATGCCATTttcacattatttttatttaattttccaagtatatacaattttaatttatattatacttgtctataattatataaaccctttatttaattcattttatatttaaattacttgtttcaaattcgatatatatatatatatatatatatatatatatatatatatatatatatatatatatatatatatatatatatatatatatatatatatatatatatatatgctcatgatcaaatagaaaccaatcttaaaataaaaactaaaaaccaatacaagttagtgatattctcagtacaatttagtgatattgtctttaggatttagtgatctgtgttgcagGAATAAGTGGAAACTTAATCTCCCGATATGTTCTAGCTTAGAATCTtcagatctgttcacgttttcgattcagatggtggtgatagtggtggagatggtggaggtgaaggtggagaaggaggaaggatgattgtagcggaggtttgggtggcgtgaagtagggggttggagcgttgtcggaatagtggcggctccgcggttgaagttgagtcgaggtggagaaagaagtatgaaccgggctgaaggaggttgaagtaACGATTAAGATggggctggtgaagatggaggtggaggttgtgttgttagagaaataatggaggtggaggtggagatggaggtggtggttatggagggggcgggcggcatagaggtggtagtggttatgaaggaggcgacgacggaggtggtggcagtggaggtggggttggtgaagatggaggtgggtttggtggaggttgaggtggagatggggttgtttaaaaatttagtggtatttgctttaggatttagtgatatttcagcttggtttttagtttctaggataaggaggtttctattggagtaatactatatatatatatatatatatatatatatatatatatatatatatatatatatataaattaaaaatgaatataatttaaaataaattagttactaaagattgaatcattattttaataatataatattgcatATAATCATtaacaaagaaaaaaatagtataagtagttaaattaattaacttcaaTGAAGTCAGAGTTTTAAAGAAAGGTAAGATttctttaagacttcagctagacgaagagaaagttaagtgtaaagcctttaaggatgcctccattatagtcaaagagcttaatgataaacaagagatcaagagaattgttggaataggctttgactataacaaatctgtaggtaaggctagtaacattactccctttaagaagagttctgaggagagaggaattccttttgttttgaaagattcccctcaacccttGTTCAAATCCTCAAAAGCTGAAcatctgttagaaactcctgttgtcattaaatatgaactcaaataggaagaccttaaaatgaaagagagtaatgagaagagagatgagatcctgacatcactgaaaccaatcaaagtgaaaggcaattcACTACATCAGAAGTACCACCCAGACcggaaccatcaactcctattcttcactgCTCAGATgtggaagaaggagaagttgatctttagattcgttagggatttgtaatataagtTCAgcaagaacatccttttgtaatctaatgaagtattttgaattctggtcaatgtttatTTTAATACCAGAAAGTGTtcctatttacaattcatgtttaatcctttgtcttatcacttagttgagttatcctctcgataatttgcatgttatgttaacaaacaaatagggggagattgaaaggcacatgtttagcctatttgtaattaaagaggtaccaactcaactctgataagaaagcaaggtaaatagcaagtactgttgaaggaatccgtacgaagaacgtcaagtgatttactgaaattatatgtctgaagaatttcaggatgctgctgcacaccactagaagaagttcattaatatgttcaagcctcagtgtacaaataatcttttgtagcacgccCAGAAGTCTAGaaggtataaaattttaatactttatttaatctgaagattccatactatttctacttataaaGAAGAACTatgaagacaaagactcgacgaacaagccacgtctcaaatgtttatttgataaagaatatttgattcagctagatacagatgaaccagacagtacatttgtgtgtcagctactcaaattaaatgttctgcatcaactataagtggttgttcaatcaagacaaagatctacaaattTTAACAAAGTCAGAAGTCCCCGCTGCTGAAGgcaaataattttataagtatttttttaattatttcacttatataaatgattaaattagttgtataatttatttattaaattgattcatcttcgaaataatttaatttatgaatttatataattaatataattaagtgagtaattattgaatatttatataattaaatacaagtgtttaTTCATTAtataactcggcatgacattcttTGTCATACCGTGTTATTAAGCATGGCTTAATTAGTCGGtatgaatttttcaaataaagtcataccgtttctTATCAACTGACTTTCCCAGAAATGACATAAAATGTCATACCATTTCTTAAATTGCAGGCATTCTACTCTATGacataaagtcataccgtgtcttcAATACAGACATTCCTTAAGTCATTCTGACTTATGTaaatatgacttaaaaagtcataccgaatggtGCTGCATGACTTTGGCTGATGAAGTCATGTCGAATGGtgcttgaaggccaaggaaataaagtcataccgaatttcTCAGTATGACTTTGTCataaaatgtcattccttcctcctTTTCAGCATGGCTTTGCCTTGTAATGTCATACCTTTCTTTGTAATGTCATACCTAAGCTAGAATGTTATTCctatcaatgtcatacctagttctaagtggttgcctataaatatggcttcacttcttcatttgtaaatgttcacgcattgtaaactttcaagttgttagtaacttgctattcgttaaatccacagtgttatgtgctttgatcattcggttgttttaatcactaagttagaatacatcctgtcgaatatattctacgaactttagtggacattaaactTGAAccatattaatcatataacgaattaaaaaattttatattaattaattataatctgatcaACAAGttaaattcaaatcagattattccgccgcgatttttagtgactatcgtattcaaccccctttctacaatcgtttcaggacctaacaagaaTACAGATAAAATTGGCCAAAAAAAGGGACATAATTGAggcaattataaagaaaaactaTTTGGAACAGGAGTCCTCTCACAATTGAAGTTGTGAAAGTGGTGCGCCCTACGAATCATTATCTCTTAAAAGTAAAGAAATATCTGAAAATGCGGTCAACACACCAAAAGGTGTCAAGTCAGTGGGATATGAATGATTATTTGtggaaaaacaaaaataaagtttcaaaaattagaaaaaactcAGATTATAGTATGATGACCTTGTATTGGTCATGAAGTGAAATAGTATCTTGTGGTGGATACGATTATTTGATGGTTAAATAATCTCCCAATATGTGATGATTTAATTTAAGTTCTATATGTCCACTTGACCATTATCATCCTAAAAGTATCTAACTACTAAAAGCTGTATAACAAACTCTCAAGAACATTAGCCTCCTCAGATGAAAAATGAATTTGGACTAGCAATCCAACACAAAATACATGTTATcattgtatattaaattatgtaaCAATTCATAAAGTCTCTAACCAGAGCAAATGGAAACTAGAATGTGTTTCTAGTTGACATTGAAAAGAGTTACAcctcataattaaaatagatcTATGTTactttttgtaataaaatatatcctggtgtatatttgaaaaaagaataCTCCTCAATGagtgatattttattatatgtgaaCAAATACAATAATATCTACTTCTTTCTCTTTGTTTTAGCTCTCCCAACTTTCTTTctagatatattattatataacaaGAAGATGTTTTTCCGAATGACATACAAATGACTTGTTTAATTTATGGACACGTGAATATTGGTGGGAAAGTTTTGGGAAAAAGATTTTGAATAACTAAACTTTAACTCAGTTTCATTAAACCACCTATTAATTTGCAATTCAAGCAATAAGAAATACCGGACAAAAATGTAAAGCAACCCAAAGGCAAAGCTACTGAAGAAACACCAAACAAAAATGTAACCCAAAGCTACTGGTCTGCTGTTGTATTTCAGCTCAACTAAATTGGCATGTTCTATTTTAGCCCAACTAAATTGGCCTGTTGTTGTTTAGCCCACCCAAATATAGGAAGACTTGACTTGGTATGTTGCAATGCCACTAAGAAAATTCTGAAACTGTTTCATATGACTTGCAGAAGAAACACTACAAATGTTAACAGTTTGCTAAACTACTAACCAGATGAACTATACAACCAGTCTCAGCTACTAATGGTGAACCACAGTACCAAATACATCAGACAAGCTGCTATCACACTGTTACAGTTTTCAAGGCTGAATAACAAGCATTATTTACCTGCTAAAACTTAGCTATCTATTACATCAACTTCGAGTGCCCAAAAATCATCAGAAGATGATGAGAACTTACCCCGTGGGTCTGTTCATCTCCTTTCTCTCCAATTCCTTGTTCCTTTTGCTGTCAACGATTGTTGATGCACCTATGTCAAGTCTTCTTTCATGTGCATTCAGCGCATAGACATCAGAGTGCGGACCTTTTTCTCCCTCTCTGCTCTCTTGGCAGCAGGGGTCCTCTTCAATCTATTCAATTCTTGCATAACGACTTTCTCGACCTTGTCAATTGAGTTCAGGAGCTTCTTCTCTGGCGTAAGAAAGTCTGATGTTCCATCACTCTGTTCGGTGATATTAAGTAATATCTTTGGTACTCTACCAACAGTAGGTGGACAACGTCTAATTTTAATTGTTGGACTTGGAGAACTCAGAGATAATTCATGCTCGAGAGGAGCAACAGACACAGGAACAGAAGGAGAATGAACACTTTGCCCCTGAGGTAAGCGACTCGATAGTTGTAGGCCTTCAGCTTCTCTCAAGCGAGCTCTTCTCCTTTCAATGGCCTGTTGAATTAGATTAAATATCAGAAAGTGGAAACCATCTATAAAACATACTAAGGTCATTACAATATTTACTAAGCCGCATGCTGCCACATGCAGGAGGCAATAGCTATAAGCCTATAAGCTTCTTTTTACAATCAAATTACAATGTTTCCAAGCGTGCAATCGCACATTCATATTCAAATGTAAAAAATCAATTCAACTTGCAGACATGGAGTCGACTGAACTAGACTTGGTTTGATGGTTGTCCAATAGTTTACAGGAACAGGGGGACTctttcaaaaatatcactaaaagGTTCAATTCACAGAGTGTGGTACCAAAAATTGATGTGGTGCACATTTAATAATGTGCAATGCCCATTAATAGTTGTTCCATTTCATTTGATCACATTTTCGTTGTTCTGTTCCATTTCATCACTGGTCTTACAACAGCAATGAGTAACCTATAGCAATTCTGAAGAATTCAAAACAGACACGTATAGTCATCAAGGACAGACCAACTCAACTTATATCTACATATTCTACACatagatatatcatatatgtatgcACACATTCATAACAACACAAAACAAGACTCACTATATCCACAATTTATAGCTAAGCAATATGCtaaattgtatttaatttaatagaaATTACAATTATAGAATTTGTGCAATATAACCCCATAATCAATCATTTCTCCGACACTTTATAGCTTTGAGCCGTTAATCATCAACGACTTAATGAATATGAAATAAATGCAAGGCAATGAAAGGCAAGATGAGCTAAATAAAAAGATAAGTTC
This genomic window from Daucus carota subsp. sativus chromosome 7, DH1 v3.0, whole genome shotgun sequence contains:
- the LOC108194280 gene encoding protein POLYCHOME, yielding MPEARDRLSRRQDDPSALFLRHRSQFGSLQILPDDPAVNTFRWGSMPLNGGTTGVAATPGRGGGVGRGNFGTPRVGNGRGRGFANRENTPARSVRRTPRGGGGSRSILPSWYPRKPLQDITPIVRAIERRRARLREAEGLQLSSLLPQGQSVHSPSVPVSVAPLEHELSLSSPSPTIKIRRCPPTVGRVPKILLDITEQSDGTSDFLTPEKKLLNSIDKVEKVVMQELNRLKRTPAAKRAEREKKVRTLMSMR
- the LOC108195260 gene encoding protein POLYCHOME, which translates into the protein MPEARDRLSRRQDDPSALFLRHRSQFGSLQILPDDPAVNAFRWGSTPLNGATTGVAATPGRGGGGVGRGNSGTPRVGNGRGRGFANRENTPARSVRRTPRGGGGSRSILPSWYPRKPLQDITPIVRAIERRRARLREAEGLQLSSRLPQGQSVHSPSVPVSVAPLEHELSLSSPSPTIKIRRCPPTVGRVPKILLNITEQSDGTSDFLTPEKKLLNSIDKVEKVVMQELNRLKRTPAAKRAEREKKVRTLMSMR